In Aedes albopictus strain Foshan chromosome 3, AalbF5, whole genome shotgun sequence, the genomic window tcaataactttgtataaattgaaccaaatcgtgtcaaaattttacagcacatagtgtaaataaaatactatcaaacgtatttattctaataagtctgttatataaatattttaataaatgcagcttggtatatacaacagtgacatggggagacttaatccctcgaggattacacacacattatacatgtgaaaaataaaattctatttggaagcgtctatttactcggaattctagtatattcaatgataaaacgtgtcagataattattattttattacacatcataaaaagagggatcaagtctccccattttcaaaatacagcttaaccttaacaatttaaggaaatcttataatttcaaattcaccatattcatcaaaactACAAGAAAACTTGATATGAAAATGAATAGGACGCTTCTGGagtttttccctttaaattaaccatgtgctcaaaaggggatcaattatggcccatttttgaaaaatacatcgtaagacatgcctccataaaaacacagttttgaaaactttaacaataatttaaagtccttctgttgtgtataaacttgcaatagatgttaacCTTCCATTATGTACGAAAAACGGAtgaagttttgtgtttttcttgaagttacaggcaaattaagaaaaagggatcaagtctcaccAGTCTCCCCTACGATTAAGCTCAGTAAATATAGAGAGTGTGGTGAagggtgcctctggagccgacctactgatggtgAAAGGTTAGCGTAAAGGGTACGGTAGAAGGCAGGGTAAAGGATAAGGTACTGGTTATGGTAGATTACAGGATAGAggatagggcagatggtaggattgagggttatgatagagcgtagatTAGAGGGTTGGCATAGAGGACAGAGACGACGGTAAGGTAGAGAGTAAGGTGAATAAGTGAGATGAGGTTCTCTCGAGATAccggattctttccgggatttcttcaggcattcctctcgagaatcttcccaggaatcctcccgggattccttcagatattccttccggaattgctgtacggattgctcctggattctcttcagggatttttgcagggattgaAATGGAataccctgaaaggattcttataGTTATTCTCTtctgaaatccttcaaggatccctgctgtgattccttaagtAAAGATATATGGTGGAAAATTTAGGTAATCCTAGATTTTTTAGGTATTCGTACCGGAATTTCTgatggggttctttcaaaaattcttcccgattttttttttggggatttaaACAACAATTTCTTCCGAGACTTCTTCCAtggttcttgcagaaatccctgcccagcttccagctgggattcctgtcatgatccctttaaggatttcatcaggtattctttacgggattccttcaggaataacttcatcgATTTCTGCTAGATTTATGTCACTGATTCATCCTAGTATAATTTCAAAGCCATCTGTCGaaatatattcagagaatcctggtggaattctttcaggtatatgTACCGGTTCCCTACTGGCACCACGGggatttttcaggcattcctctcgggattcctaccAAACTTTCAGcggagatttctctcaggattctactatagtgcctcccagaatttcttcaggactacTTCAGGGATTTGTACCCGGATTTCTTGAATTATTCTTTCAGGGAGTCCTGCCGTGTTTCCAGCCgggattccttccgtgatttcttagaggatcctatcagggattctgtacgggatttcttttgtgactttcagggattccttccgagtttGAATGACAACTAATGAGAGAGGAAGAGTAAGGGAAAAATACAGAAGCAGAGAGAAATAGGCTTTTTGATGctcttaatagttatttatgtaacgagttgcaaaatgatgaattttacaacacgagttgtacatttatccatcgaggcttgccaagttggataaatacggcgagtgctgtaaaaatcgagttttgcaacgagttgcattcaaaattttttgcaatgaaaagCACTTTCATTAGAATATGATACCTAGtttccatcaatatcatcgtgctCCGTGGTGGTTGAATGGGACCGGCCACGTGCTCTATCGTGTACGACACAAAAATTTGGATCAAGcatgccgtgctataaccgtcacagtttttcaagctctaggcgtggaaactgaggtcagactaaggttgtcaatcaaacaattgcattatgattcataatgcagccAGTTAGTTcataagggtctccagttagcctagtggttaaggctacggatcgccaatccggagacggcgggttcaattcccgttccagtcgggaaagttttctcgactccctgggcatatagcatcccaagtaacacaacatgttatataacagttaaaATTACATGTTTAGTACTACATCTGTTGTTTGTTTCTTGCATTATTTACATAATATAgcacacttatataatcaaaacagcgcaaaaaatggcggcttatataacatcttataagttatataagatgtatgcTAATACACGTATAGTACTAATAATGTCCTTCAAGGTACGTTCCACTCAGCCACTGAATGTTGGTTGGTTGCAAATAAGATATTTGTCTTCATTGACAACTAGCAAAATACCTATTTAATGCAGCCACTATCATCAGTTGGAATAgggtatttttcaaggaatacaGCTTACAGAATGCTGTTATAGTACATACCATTAGCATTAGTTAGAATTAGGTTATTTGAAGGTAATATAGCTTGTGAGATCCCATAATAAAATACTAAATTGAATATTGATACTAGATGAAAAAGTATTCGTGCCATATCAACGGACAGAACACAATTATATTGATAACTGCAACAACATGATATTTGTTTCCAATTGATGAATGCTATGATATATTACAGCTTATAAACTATGCTGATAGTATAATTTATTAAATGGGAATTATTCAGTGGAGGTGGTGCTTTTTCACATGCGCGGCAAGATTCACTGCGAAACTTCTGGTTTTACTTCATCAGAATTCAAGCGCCATTGTGTCAAATTAGAAAAAGTATACataatttgtgaaattttgtgaTATTTCTTTAAAATCGTCTCGAAAAACAATATGACAGCTTTCCATAAGAATTACGGTACCGGTTGAAAGttttaataataattaaaatttcaACCACAGTAACAGTTCAGCCTGTAATTAAAACAAGTGATCATACTTCAATAGCGAACCGAATGTGTTTATATTTAAGAAAACAATTTCTAccaattaataaaaaataaaaagaaaaaaatacaaatttgtgtcGCATTTATCTTTGTGTACTTATATTTTTAGGCGGTACTGTGATCTGCATAATTTTATCTAGTTGAATACAAACCGCAATCCAAATCTAGTGTTGTCATTGTAAATAAGTTGAAATTACGTAAAAATTACTTTTCGCAAACTACTTCGCAATAGATTCATAATTTAGTTATAGAAAGTATTTTGCGACACTGAACTAACTCTTTTACAGCTAATCATGTCACGCGGTATAACCTAtctgtcaaatgtcaaaatgTTGTTATTAGCAATCACGCTGCTTGTCTGTTTTGGTCATCCGTCGGAGTTTTGTCGTCTCCACTGGATTCCTGGTGGTCGATGATTTACCCGACCATCCCGTGTTCGAAGTTAGTTTCATGCCGCACTAAAGGATGTAGGATTTCACAGTTCGTAGGATTTAAGACACAGGGACCCGACAGGATCTATATTCCGGCCACCAGCATCTGTTAGCAGTTCCGGCATTTACGATGGCGTCCGAAAAGCATCTCTTTCACTAGGCTAGAGCTAGGCTAGGCTAGAGCGCAATCTGTTTGGTGCAGTATTATTCGCATTATTTGGGAAGTGGGATCAGGATTGCGAACATTGCAATAGCAGCATAAAGTCCACAAAACTGTCGCAAAAGGGTGCATTGTTTTTCCGAAAGGTTGAGGTGGTTGATCAATGGTTTACCAGAGTGCTCAGAACATGGCCTTACATGACGTGGTAATACGAGAACTAAGCTCGGCCAGTCTACCGAAATCATTTAAAACAAACCATAAAAGACTGCGCAACTGATCATAGGTAAATCAACTTGAATTTGTTGTTTTTGTAGTGCTATATAATTGTAAAAGTAGCATATTTCATGCATGATTGTGTCAATGTgatttttattgatgtttgttCTTGATCAACTTAATTTCAGCTAAATAATGACATGAGAAGTTGTCAGGTCCGCTTATAATACTATTATAAAACATCTTCTGTAGTTTatatttctgaagatgttttctTTGTTACTTGGGtcactatggtccactgcacgaaattattctggcctgcttactctcacacgaaatttgacgtttgagaggtgccgacaccgttcaaacgtcaaatttcgtgtgagagtaagcaggccagaataaattcgtgtagtaattcatgcaatggcaggcaaagaaagcccttcaattaataactgtggaagtgctcaaagaacactaagtagaagcgaggcaggccaagtcccagtggggacgtagagccataaagaagaagaagaagaagaatgcaaccgaaatgaattgcattatgaaccataatacaattgtttggtatcgtgcgtaaaagtaggccgttacctcACCGAAATGACAAGTATAAAGTAGAAtattatagtgccgagttgcaataatatcttttatgcaattcagtgtcataatttctattttatactactcatttcagtatcataatgaccaacttttccgtaccggttcataatgcaactgaaatgagttgcataatggaaaatagttgcataatgttcataatgcaactcatttgagttgcattatgaccattatgcaactcaaatgagttgcattataaaaaaaacaatgcataaaattttgtatgggactcgttgcaaaacttgatttttcatcactcttcgtatttatccaactcggcaagcctcgttggataaatgtacgactcgtgctgaaaaaatcaactttttgcatctcgtcacataaataactattatggaaATTGCACTTTAGTTAGGCGTTAACGAGTCAAATATAGACTTGTCTTTTGAGATACATTGTCATATACAAGCATAGCATAAACTACTTGGTAGTTTGGGCTAATCTTGAGAACGGCTTCTTTTGAATTGATGGTGTTTTAAAAATAATCGAATTATTTTTTCAGCCTTTCGTACGTAATTCTCAATTGCAATTGGTGAAtcgaataaaatttaatttttgaatggtttatcatttttcatgtagccgaaagacacGTTACCTTTATGAAATTTGATCTCACAACATTAAATTTCTCTTGAATTGTTACGTAtgatgagtacgtaaagagagtttttgGGGTACTGAATGAAAAATTCAGTAACTGTAAAAaacattatctgtgtaaaatctaacttttaCAGTATTTCCACGATTGGTTATGCTACGCTTAGTGAGCACTCTTtaattgatttgtttttgaaatttaaatttgatatatgttgaacactgcagttgaAGCTACATGGGATTACAAGGGCCATGCATACTCTTAGGCGTTTATCGGGATAGATTTGTGCGCCAATTTTTAAGTCCTTTTTTCCCATGCTTTTTgcgtggttatcatctctctcacttgtttagagctgtactgtatctatctatctatacggatcagaatataacgaatttgagaggctccagtttgatggaatacttaagtagcacagatcttggattacttaacataggcaaccgcccaaccttcatggtatctggtagagacgaagtgttagacataacgctttgctctagcagaattagtcatgagctgaccaattggcatgtgtcagatgaagaatctttatctgaccgtAGCGATGggatcttgtttgaacatgtgaatgttacttcgcaaacattgcgtttcaggaatccccggtcaacaaactgggatctctttaccgatttgttgcagccaaatttcatggatactcaccattaattgacactccaagtgatttagatgatgccactgctactacaacggccttcatcatggaagcttttgaagaagcctgccctctgcggtctgtgaagaccacaagaggaaccccttggtggaactccgatctggcgaagctcaggaaacaatgtagaaagagttggaacagacgacgttcggctggatcggaggccttcaggtcggctcgcaaggcctaccagaaagctcttcggtctgctgaacggtccggctggaaaaacctttgtacaaatgtttccagtctgagtgaagccagtcgattgaataaaatccttgcaaaatctaaggattttcaagtgaacgaacttcgtttgccaaatggtgatttcacttcctttgatgaggaagttttggaatgtttattcagtacacacttccccggatgtgtggatattacatcttcggatgaacctgatgtcttttcttgtagttatgattctttagcttcggctcggagtatcataactttagaatcgattgaatgggcacttaatagctttgctcctttcaaatctcctggggcggatgggatttatcctattttgcttcagaagggatttgatcatttcaaacatgttttgaaacaactacttgtttgcagttttgctacagggtatattcccaaatcctggcgggatattactgtgaagtttattccgaaagtgggtcgcgcatcgtatgaagaagcaaagagcttcagacctatcagtttgaccttttcttctgaaatgcttagaacgcatagtcgatcatcacatccgtgatgttcatctggctaatGTGCCTCttaatgtgaaccaacatgcataccaatctggaaagtccactgtgactcttttacacaaagttgtttacgatatcgagaaggcattcgctcaaaagcaatcctgcttgggtgttttcttagatatcgagggtgcctttgacaacgtgcctttcgatgccatattggaagccgcacggggtcatggtatatctccaatgatttccaattggattcaccaaatgctcaaaaaccgacatctcttctcgacattgcgtcaagcggcgattaggaaattgagtgtttgtggatgccccaagggggagtcttatcaccacttttatggaatctcgtagcagatacgctattgaggcaactcattaatagcggttttcctacttatggttttgccgacgactacctaacattgttagtcggtatgtgcatcagcacccttttcgacctgatgcaaaacgctcttcaggtagttgagggttggtgtcgcctatatggcctttcggtaaatccgagtaaaacatctattgttcttttaacggaaaagcgaaaccgtaatgatgttcgaactttacgtctctttgattctgaaatcaatgtgactgaacaggtaaagtacgttggagtcattcttgattccaagctttcctggacacctcatgttgagttcagaatcaagaaagcttgtatggccttcgggcaatgccggcgaacctttggtacaacttggggtctaaaacccaagtatatcaaatggatctacacaactgttgttcgtccaatattggcttatggatgtctggtgtggtggcaaaagggcgaagtgagaacggtccaatcaaaattaggccatctccaaaggatgtgcttaatggcgatgtctggagcgttctcttcaactcctacggcagcgctcgaagtgctctttgacgttgccccactacacattcatctcaaacaagaagcactttcttgcacttaccgtctatgggtactcggtttactagaggaaactcctgtgaaccgcagttcaacacatacctcgttgtttccacttttggtgaattgggacaaagttgtccttgctccaagtgatcttacaattgcttgtaattttccatataggacattttccacgaaattcccttcccgggaagagtggacatctggttatctggaaagaagtatttcagacggcatcgtatgttacactgatggctcccttctcgaaggtcgagcaggtgctggtgtttattctcgtgagctaaggctgtatcagtcctattcacttggtagacactgcaccgtttttcaggccgaaatctttgcgcttatgtgtggagtgcaatcagcacttcagcagcacgtaatggacaaagtaatatacttctgttcagatagccaggctgctattaaagcacttgcttcggccaactccaggtcgaagatagatatcgcttgtcgaactcaaatcgaggagctgaattcagcaaacgctgttcaccttgtatgggtacctggccattcatccgtcgctggaaatgaattggctgatgagttagctcgcactggagcatcacatgacttcattggccctgagccagcttcagattgacacctgggctgccactcagcacaaacaatactggaatagtttggagtcatgtcgtcaaacaaaattgtattgtactgagccatctctaggggtggcaaagtatctaacaaatctgtcaaagcagaatggcagcatgctggtcaaagcactgattggccactgccgactcagttatcacatggcgaatattcagcaagctgattcatttgcctgtggtagctgtgaatccgattatggaacttcgtatcatttaatatgtaactgtccagtttttgcgcaattgcgtttccgagtactcgagaaacacttattaagtgaaactgacttcagaaacctgaatcttcaggacgttctgttgttcttgacccgctgtggtaaagagctataggctctctttacgctttatgcgttatcacagtgcccttctcagggcgctgtttgaacccattgtggtacgcttatgcgttattacagtgtccttttcaggaccctatgtgaacccattgtggtacgcttttgcgagtatgacgatcctattcccttacctgtcctttcccatgtcctatcctttttccttcccttctccgtcaggtaaatgatgaataggctcgtgttcatggcgatggcacaaatttcccaaatggaggagaacgtgcctctagagccgacctactgatacctgatacctgatacgattGGTTATGCTACGCTTAGTGAGCACTCTTtaattgatttgtttttgaaatttaaatttgatatatgttgaacactgcagttgaAGCTACATGGGATTACAAGGGCCATGCATACTCTTAGGCGTTTATCGGGATAGATTTGTGCGCCAATTTTTAAGTCCTTTTTTCCCATGCTTTTTgcgtggttatcatctctctcacttgtttagagctgtactgtatctatctatctatacggatcagaatataacgatatcgTAGAAGTTGTACTGAAATAGAATTTGAgaatcagatattgaggacctacattgaagaagctttttggaactacaccatagacttccattttttgtcaaattatgcctattttattggaacttgaccattgataacaaatttatttaaagattgaaattatgagacaccttgggcgttaacgggtaaaTTTTGCTTGTTCAATTGTATGTTGATTAATTTCGCTccaaaaagtgttttaaattttaggtattTGCAGTTATATGGCTTTATTGTAACATATGTTGAAAAAAAATTTGTCACGTAGTTCTATAGAATTTAAAATAAATGAGAACGGATGCAATGATTTTAAACCTGACAAATGCGATATCTTCTCAATTAGTGTCTTATTAAGATCCCTTCAACTTAAGTAACCTCGAAATTATTAAATAATTTAGACATTTTAATAATGTCTATAATTGTTTAATTATTGtcataattttaaatattttaataacatgataaaaatatgttttattcaGTAATTCACAAAATAGGAACGTGTTAGCCAGGTGCAAGTAGTGCTCGACTCAACTCAAACCAATCAGCATTCTTCAGTTTCGGCAGACGCACACCTTCTGCGAGTTGCAGTAGCCTCCCCGATTGCCCCGGGCAATGCAATGGGCGGCACAGGCACTATCGCCCACCCCGAATCCACTCAGCAGATCACAGGTGGCCCGTTTAAGGTGCAAGTTCTCCACGGCAGCTTGgtaggattcctccggaagttcatcGACTGTGAAAAAGATTGGTTTCTGTTAGAGACGCTCTTTTTGATCCGGAATCAGCAGGTGTAACTTACAAAGGGAATTGGCAAAAGAACGGACCTCGTCCGCCAGCACCGGTTCCTGTGGGTAAGCGCTGGTGATGGCCACGGTGTACATAGCCAGGAAACAAATCACCGTGAGGGACTGCATGGTTGATCCTTTTGGGATTGAGTGGTTCAGCAGATACGATATTGCTAGGACAAGCTTTTGAGATTGACTGATACGATGGTTCCGGCGACCTATGAATTTATATGAAAAGGGCAATAAATGGACCACCATATTACGCTTCCTTGTAAATCACCGAAAACATACAAACTCGATAAGGCACGTTTGCACTGCGAACTTTGCATATAGGTAGTAATCGATTTAGTTCATTTGCACCAGGATGCTCGGTGGATTACCGAGATAATCCTTTTTAGGTGGGGGATTCACAGCTTCGACAGAGACTGCAGTGGATTCTGGATGATTTCAATGGAGTGGCACGTCCAGCAATTTGGCTTGGCTGTTAATCGATTTACTTGGAACATTCGCCGATCTTTGCAAGCTAGCAATTTTACAGTGGGGTGATGATGTTTGATGACGAATAATGTGAAACGAAGCTCCCatacttttttaaatatttcgTAGTGTCATATAGAGCACAGTGTTCATCCAAAATTCGTCCATTCCTGACGATAAATTGCAACTGCAGAGAAGAAAGAATAACTTATTCTTCATCTGTAGTCTGATAGATGTATGTGATTGTTTCTTAATCGTTTTGAATCCAGTCTATGATAAGCCATACATATTAGAAACCTATTAAAGCAGACAGAGCGCCACAGTTGTTGAACGATATCAGCAAAGTGTGAGCATTGTAATCAGGATCGTTGTATCTTGCATTCCACTTGGTTTCTGATAAGATCTACAAGAAAGTTCATGGGGAATAAGGCACAAGGGGATTTTCAGTTCCTTTGAGCATGTTGCTATGTTAATATAAAAGTAACTGCCTTTCAGCTCCGTAGATATCAGTTCCAAGACATACCTACTTCTATACCAGAAGAGCTTAGTTCTATCAGCAACTAAAACCAAAATCAATCACCATGAAGTCCACAACCGTAATTTGTCTAGCCTTCCTGTGTCTAGCTGTTGCGTTTACATCAAACGTTTGTGCCCAATCTCAGGACGGTTCATTAGAACTTCTTGATGTGGAGCAATTCGGAGGTATATACTGTCAGCAGTTTTGAACATTTCAATCCATTCTATAACATTTTCAGTGGAGAACAACGCCCTCAATCTGGGTAAAGCAAATCTTGCCCTACCGCGCAATCGTTGCAAAAACATTGGCAATTGTGTCCACGATAGGATTTGCGATAGCACCTGCAAGCAGTGGGGCTACAAGGATGGAGAATGCAGTGGACGATCCTGTATTTGCTGTGCATAATGCTAGAGTGGTACAATGCATTCAGATACCGATAATAATCTAACAACACCAGCAATA contains:
- the LOC134291823 gene encoding defensin-B-like, yielding MQSLTVICFLAMYTVAITSAYPQEPVLADEVRSFANSLFDELPEESYQAAVENLHLKRATCDLLSGFGVGDSACAAHCIARGNRGGYCNSQKVCVCRN